The Alosa alosa isolate M-15738 ecotype Scorff River chromosome 9, AALO_Geno_1.1, whole genome shotgun sequence genome includes a region encoding these proteins:
- the sec22bb gene encoding vesicle-trafficking protein SEC22b-B isoform X1, protein MVLLTMIARLADGLPLAASMQEDEQGSEKLGRDLQQYQAQAKQLFRKLNEQSPNRCTLEAGSMSFHYVIEKGVIYLVLCEAGFPKKLAFAYLEDLQAEFHEQHGKKVPTVSRPYSFIEFDTYIQKTKKSYIDSRARRNLGNINTELQDVQRIMVANIEEVLQRGEALSALDSKASNLSSLSKKYRSDAKYLNTRSTYAKLAAGGVFFIMLIVYVRFWWL, encoded by the exons ATGGTGTTGCTTACTATGATTGCCCGTTTGGCAGATGGCCTCCCGCTTGCTGCCTCCATGCAAGAAGACGAACAG GGGAGTGAAAAG CTCGGAAGAGACCTGCAGCAGTACCAGGCCCAGGCCAAACAGTTGTTTAGGAAACTCAATGAACAGAGTCCCAATCGCTGCACTTTGGAGGCAGGTTCCATGTCCTTCCA CTATGTTATAGAAAAGGGGGTGATCTATCTAGTGCTGTGTGAGGCAGGTTTCCCTAAAAAGCTTGCCTTCGCATATTTGGAGGACCTGCAGGCTGAATTCCACGAGCAGCATGGAAAGAAAGTCCCCACCGTGTCCCGACCATACTCCTTTATTGAATTTG ACACCTACATCCAGAAGACCAAGAAGTCGTACATCGACAGCCGAGCCCGTAGAAACCTGGGGAACATAAACACGGAGCTTCAGGACGTGCAGCGGATTATGGTGGCTAATATAGAGGAGGTCCTCCAGCGAGGAGAAGCCTTATCTG CTTTAGATTCAAAGGCCAGCAATTTGTCCAGCTTGTCAAAGAAGTACCGTAGTGACGCCAAGTACCTGAACACTCGCTCCACTTACGCCAAGCTTGCTGCCGGTGGCGTCTTCTTCATCATGCTCATAGTCTACGTCCGTTTCTGGTGGCTCTGA
- the sec22bb gene encoding vesicle-trafficking protein SEC22b-B isoform X2, which produces MVLLTMIARLADGLPLAASMQEDEQLGRDLQQYQAQAKQLFRKLNEQSPNRCTLEAGSMSFHYVIEKGVIYLVLCEAGFPKKLAFAYLEDLQAEFHEQHGKKVPTVSRPYSFIEFDTYIQKTKKSYIDSRARRNLGNINTELQDVQRIMVANIEEVLQRGEALSALDSKASNLSSLSKKYRSDAKYLNTRSTYAKLAAGGVFFIMLIVYVRFWWL; this is translated from the exons ATGGTGTTGCTTACTATGATTGCCCGTTTGGCAGATGGCCTCCCGCTTGCTGCCTCCATGCAAGAAGACGAACAG CTCGGAAGAGACCTGCAGCAGTACCAGGCCCAGGCCAAACAGTTGTTTAGGAAACTCAATGAACAGAGTCCCAATCGCTGCACTTTGGAGGCAGGTTCCATGTCCTTCCA CTATGTTATAGAAAAGGGGGTGATCTATCTAGTGCTGTGTGAGGCAGGTTTCCCTAAAAAGCTTGCCTTCGCATATTTGGAGGACCTGCAGGCTGAATTCCACGAGCAGCATGGAAAGAAAGTCCCCACCGTGTCCCGACCATACTCCTTTATTGAATTTG ACACCTACATCCAGAAGACCAAGAAGTCGTACATCGACAGCCGAGCCCGTAGAAACCTGGGGAACATAAACACGGAGCTTCAGGACGTGCAGCGGATTATGGTGGCTAATATAGAGGAGGTCCTCCAGCGAGGAGAAGCCTTATCTG CTTTAGATTCAAAGGCCAGCAATTTGTCCAGCTTGTCAAAGAAGTACCGTAGTGACGCCAAGTACCTGAACACTCGCTCCACTTACGCCAAGCTTGCTGCCGGTGGCGTCTTCTTCATCATGCTCATAGTCTACGTCCGTTTCTGGTGGCTCTGA
- the LOC125300217 gene encoding cysteine-rich motor neuron 1 protein-like isoform X1, translating into MICLSLWLWWTLLRGSCQTEETWPVILGQGQPCGVGIEGVCGANLTCVTEEEQASATGVCTTPLDTDCVPCTSVQCPPNRRVCPGGYVTEPCGCCPHCARQQGQLCGGPHWSRGYCDRDLTCSQITGLLPATPPQTGVCKVLPGHQTDFLADPLCPLVAGCNVRFGTCDCYSVQTCHLAFSYQSLEDCLKAMKVDEYYWIMDGEESEDREEMEEEEEEEEEEDCTEWNCEVREGRCVCGERSCDPQIQPLSEEACQDLLLVQANCSNVTCPELPVPSCSEDSILTQPFILPGSCCPLVPALCTCVFENCKTPLPTCPPGQQFKNTVKANGFPGSCCDSYLCESSEEEEDPQDS; encoded by the exons ATGATCTGCCTGTCACTGTGGCTGTGGTGGACCTTGCTGAGGGGCTCTTGTCAGACAGAAGAAACATGGCCGGTTATACTGGGTCAAGGTCAGCCATGTGGAGTGGGCATAGAAGGAGTGTGTGGAGCTAACCTCACATGCGTGACTGAAGAAGAACAAGCTTCTGCCACAGGAGTATGTACAA CACCACTGGATACAGACTGTGTCCCCTGCACCAGCGTGCAGTGTCCTCCAAACAGACGTGTGTGCCCCGGCGGGTATGTGACAGAGCCGTGTGGATGTTGCCCACATTGCGCTCGCCAGCAGGGGCAGTTGTGTGGCGGCCCACACTGGAGCAGAGGCTACTGCGACCGAGACCTCACCTGCTCCCAGATCACTGGCCTCCTGCCGGCTACACCCCCACAGACTGGAGTCTGCAAAG TGCTTCCAGGGCATCAGACGGACTTCCTTGCCGACCCGTTGTGCCCGTTGGTGGCAGGTTGCAATGTGAGGTTCGGAACTTGTGACTGCTACTCTGTCCAGACATGCCACTTGGCTTTTTCCTATCAAAGCCTGGAGGACTGTCTCAAGGCCATGAAAG TAGATGAATACTACTGGATTATGGATGGAGAGGAAAGTGAAGACCgtgaagagatggaggaggaagaggaggaggaagaggaggaggactgcACAGAATGGAACTGTGAGGTGCGGGAGGGCCGGTGTGTGTGCGGGGAGAGGAGCTGTGATCCTCAGATTCAGCCACTGTCCGAGGAAGCATGTCAGGACCTTCTGTTGG TGCAAGCCAACTGCAGCAATGTCACTTGTCCTGAACTTCCAGTTCCCTCCTGCTCTGAGGATTCAATATTAACTCAGCCCTTCATCCTGCCTGGCAGCTGCTGCCCCCTTGTGCCTGCTCTGTGCACTTGCGTCTTTGAGAACTGCAAAACACCCCTTCCCACCTGCCCCCCTGGCCAGCAATTTAAGAACACTGTCAAGGCGAATGGGTTTCCAGGTTCTTGCTGTGACTCATATTTATGCGAAAGttctgaagaagaagaagatccACAAGACTCGTGA
- the LOC125300217 gene encoding cysteine-rich motor neuron 1 protein-like isoform X2, giving the protein MICLSLWLWWTLLRGSCQTEETWPVILGQGQPCGVGIEGVCGANLTCVTEEEQASATGVCTTPLDTDCVPCTSVQCPPNRRVCPGGYVTEPCGCCPHCARQQGQLCGGPHWSRGYCDRDLTCSQITGLLPATPPQTGVCKVLPGHQTDFLADPLCPLVAGCNVRFGTCDCYSVQTCHLAFSYQSLEDCLKAMKDEYYWIMDGEESEDREEMEEEEEEEEEEDCTEWNCEVREGRCVCGERSCDPQIQPLSEEACQDLLLVQANCSNVTCPELPVPSCSEDSILTQPFILPGSCCPLVPALCTCVFENCKTPLPTCPPGQQFKNTVKANGFPGSCCDSYLCESSEEEEDPQDS; this is encoded by the exons ATGATCTGCCTGTCACTGTGGCTGTGGTGGACCTTGCTGAGGGGCTCTTGTCAGACAGAAGAAACATGGCCGGTTATACTGGGTCAAGGTCAGCCATGTGGAGTGGGCATAGAAGGAGTGTGTGGAGCTAACCTCACATGCGTGACTGAAGAAGAACAAGCTTCTGCCACAGGAGTATGTACAA CACCACTGGATACAGACTGTGTCCCCTGCACCAGCGTGCAGTGTCCTCCAAACAGACGTGTGTGCCCCGGCGGGTATGTGACAGAGCCGTGTGGATGTTGCCCACATTGCGCTCGCCAGCAGGGGCAGTTGTGTGGCGGCCCACACTGGAGCAGAGGCTACTGCGACCGAGACCTCACCTGCTCCCAGATCACTGGCCTCCTGCCGGCTACACCCCCACAGACTGGAGTCTGCAAAG TGCTTCCAGGGCATCAGACGGACTTCCTTGCCGACCCGTTGTGCCCGTTGGTGGCAGGTTGCAATGTGAGGTTCGGAACTTGTGACTGCTACTCTGTCCAGACATGCCACTTGGCTTTTTCCTATCAAAGCCTGGAGGACTGTCTCAAGGCCATGAAAG ATGAATACTACTGGATTATGGATGGAGAGGAAAGTGAAGACCgtgaagagatggaggaggaagaggaggaggaagaggaggaggactgcACAGAATGGAACTGTGAGGTGCGGGAGGGCCGGTGTGTGTGCGGGGAGAGGAGCTGTGATCCTCAGATTCAGCCACTGTCCGAGGAAGCATGTCAGGACCTTCTGTTGG TGCAAGCCAACTGCAGCAATGTCACTTGTCCTGAACTTCCAGTTCCCTCCTGCTCTGAGGATTCAATATTAACTCAGCCCTTCATCCTGCCTGGCAGCTGCTGCCCCCTTGTGCCTGCTCTGTGCACTTGCGTCTTTGAGAACTGCAAAACACCCCTTCCCACCTGCCCCCCTGGCCAGCAATTTAAGAACACTGTCAAGGCGAATGGGTTTCCAGGTTCTTGCTGTGACTCATATTTATGCGAAAGttctgaagaagaagaagatccACAAGACTCGTGA
- the npl gene encoding N-acetylneuraminate lyase isoform X1 gives MTHDGKKLTGLVAATFTPLTPKGEVNLSVIGQYIDFLVEKQGVRKIFVNGTTGESLSLSVDERKQLAEAWCQKGKGKLEDVIVHVGCSSLKDSQELARHAVEAGADGIAVISPTFFKPPNAGMMPSFLYSHTYLLSSFLFICGVDRFIYPLPLASLRLFLQEVAAAAPALPFYYYHIPSMTGVHLLALDVVEGIEKVIPSFRGLKFSGSDLLDFGQCVSCSPGHWTHLYGMDEQLLAALAMGADGAVGSTYNYMGSTMNKVLCAFDKGDLEQARKLQFQMQEIILFAIKQGFNLAMNKQLMSEMSGISLGPPRLPLIPCDVTKAQVVVQKMYSVLGEQQ, from the exons ATGACTCATGATGGCAAAAAGCTTACAGGGCTTGTAGCTGCAACATTCACACCCCTCACACCAAAAGG TGAGGTTAATCTCTCAGTGATTGGACAATACATTGACTTCTTAGTCGAAAAGCAGGGTGTACGGAAAATCTTTG TGAATGGAACCACAGGTGAGagtctgtccctctctgtggACGAGAGGAAACAGCTGGCAGAGGCATGGTGTCAAAAGGGCAAGGGAAA ACTCGAAGATGTGATTGTGCACGTTGGCTGTTCAAGTCTCAAGGATTCTCAGGAACTG gcacgccaTGCTGTTGAAGCAGGGGCTGATGGGATTGCAGTTATCTCTCCGACCTTCTTTAAACCGCCCAATGCTGGTATGATGCCTTCATTTCTATATTCACATACATACTTGCTCTcatcttttttgtttatttgtggtgTGGACAGATTTATATATCCTCTCCCCCTAGCTTCACTGAGGCTGTTTCTTCAGgaagttgctgctgctgctcctgctctccCATTCTACTACTATCACATCCCTAGCATGACAGGGGTTCACT TGCTTGCATTAGATGTGGTGGAGGGAATCGAGAAAGTGATCCCATCGTTCAGAGGCCTGAAATTCAGCGGCAGTGACCTGTTAGACTTTGGCCAGTGTGTTAGTTGCAGTCCTGGTCACTGGACACACTTGTATGGAATGGATGAG CAACTGCTGGCAGCTCTTGCCATGGGAGCAGATGGTGCAGTGGGCAG CACATACAACTATATGGGAAGTACCATGAACAAAGTTCTGTGTGCCTTTGACAAGGGAGACCTGGAACAGGCCAGGAAATTACAG TTTCAGATGCAGGAGATTATTCTGTTTGCAATAAAGCAAG GGTTCAACCTTGCCATGAACAAGCAGCTAATGAGTGAGATGTCTGGAATATCTCTGGGGCCTCCACGTCTCCCTCTCATACCCTGTGATGTGACAAAAGCTCAGGTTGTGGTCCAGAAAATGTACTCCGTCCTGGGTGAACAACAATAA
- the npl gene encoding N-acetylneuraminate lyase isoform X3, with product MTHDGKKLTGLVAATFTPLTPKGEVNLSVIGQYIDFLVEKQGVRKIFVNGTTGESLSLSVDERKQLAEAWCQKGKGKLEDVIVHVGCSSLKDSQELARHAVEAGADGIAVISPTFFKPPNAVLALDVVEGIEKVIPSFRGLKFSGSDLLDFGQCVSCSPGHWTHLYGMDEQLLAALAMGADGAVGSTYNYMGSTMNKVLCAFDKGDLEQARKLQFQMQEIILFAIKQGFNLAMNKQLMSEMSGISLGPPRLPLIPCDVTKAQVVVQKMYSVLGEQQ from the exons ATGACTCATGATGGCAAAAAGCTTACAGGGCTTGTAGCTGCAACATTCACACCCCTCACACCAAAAGG TGAGGTTAATCTCTCAGTGATTGGACAATACATTGACTTCTTAGTCGAAAAGCAGGGTGTACGGAAAATCTTTG TGAATGGAACCACAGGTGAGagtctgtccctctctgtggACGAGAGGAAACAGCTGGCAGAGGCATGGTGTCAAAAGGGCAAGGGAAA ACTCGAAGATGTGATTGTGCACGTTGGCTGTTCAAGTCTCAAGGATTCTCAGGAACTG gcacgccaTGCTGTTGAAGCAGGGGCTGATGGGATTGCAGTTATCTCTCCGACCTTCTTTAAACCGCCCAATGCTG TGCTTGCATTAGATGTGGTGGAGGGAATCGAGAAAGTGATCCCATCGTTCAGAGGCCTGAAATTCAGCGGCAGTGACCTGTTAGACTTTGGCCAGTGTGTTAGTTGCAGTCCTGGTCACTGGACACACTTGTATGGAATGGATGAG CAACTGCTGGCAGCTCTTGCCATGGGAGCAGATGGTGCAGTGGGCAG CACATACAACTATATGGGAAGTACCATGAACAAAGTTCTGTGTGCCTTTGACAAGGGAGACCTGGAACAGGCCAGGAAATTACAG TTTCAGATGCAGGAGATTATTCTGTTTGCAATAAAGCAAG GGTTCAACCTTGCCATGAACAAGCAGCTAATGAGTGAGATGTCTGGAATATCTCTGGGGCCTCCACGTCTCCCTCTCATACCCTGTGATGTGACAAAAGCTCAGGTTGTGGTCCAGAAAATGTACTCCGTCCTGGGTGAACAACAATAA
- the npl gene encoding N-acetylneuraminate lyase isoform X2, with amino-acid sequence MTHDGKKLTGLVAATFTPLTPKGEVNLSVIGQYIDFLVEKQGVRKIFVNGTTGESLSLSVDERKQLAEAWCQKGKGKLEDVIVHVGCSSLKDSQELARHAVEAGADGIAVISPTFFKPPNAASLRLFLQEVAAAAPALPFYYYHIPSMTGVHLLALDVVEGIEKVIPSFRGLKFSGSDLLDFGQCVSCSPGHWTHLYGMDEQLLAALAMGADGAVGSTYNYMGSTMNKVLCAFDKGDLEQARKLQFQMQEIILFAIKQGFNLAMNKQLMSEMSGISLGPPRLPLIPCDVTKAQVVVQKMYSVLGEQQ; translated from the exons ATGACTCATGATGGCAAAAAGCTTACAGGGCTTGTAGCTGCAACATTCACACCCCTCACACCAAAAGG TGAGGTTAATCTCTCAGTGATTGGACAATACATTGACTTCTTAGTCGAAAAGCAGGGTGTACGGAAAATCTTTG TGAATGGAACCACAGGTGAGagtctgtccctctctgtggACGAGAGGAAACAGCTGGCAGAGGCATGGTGTCAAAAGGGCAAGGGAAA ACTCGAAGATGTGATTGTGCACGTTGGCTGTTCAAGTCTCAAGGATTCTCAGGAACTG gcacgccaTGCTGTTGAAGCAGGGGCTGATGGGATTGCAGTTATCTCTCCGACCTTCTTTAAACCGCCCAATGCTG CTTCACTGAGGCTGTTTCTTCAGgaagttgctgctgctgctcctgctctccCATTCTACTACTATCACATCCCTAGCATGACAGGGGTTCACT TGCTTGCATTAGATGTGGTGGAGGGAATCGAGAAAGTGATCCCATCGTTCAGAGGCCTGAAATTCAGCGGCAGTGACCTGTTAGACTTTGGCCAGTGTGTTAGTTGCAGTCCTGGTCACTGGACACACTTGTATGGAATGGATGAG CAACTGCTGGCAGCTCTTGCCATGGGAGCAGATGGTGCAGTGGGCAG CACATACAACTATATGGGAAGTACCATGAACAAAGTTCTGTGTGCCTTTGACAAGGGAGACCTGGAACAGGCCAGGAAATTACAG TTTCAGATGCAGGAGATTATTCTGTTTGCAATAAAGCAAG GGTTCAACCTTGCCATGAACAAGCAGCTAATGAGTGAGATGTCTGGAATATCTCTGGGGCCTCCACGTCTCCCTCTCATACCCTGTGATGTGACAAAAGCTCAGGTTGTGGTCCAGAAAATGTACTCCGTCCTGGGTGAACAACAATAA